Within the Candidatus Coatesbacteria bacterium genome, the region CGTTCCCCGGGCCAGGTGGCCGCCGATAACCTTACCGTCGTGACCGGCCAGGGCGGCGTGCAGATGGGCGTGGGGCGCGCCGTCGCGCAGGGAGATGTTGCCCAGCAGGCTAACGATCTCGTGACCGCCGGCCAGCTCCAGCTCGTGATAATCGTGGGTTTGCTGGTCGTAGAAGCCGACCGCGGCGTCGGCCAGGGCGCCGATGCCCGAGATGAAGCCCTGGCGCACGTCCTGCTCCCTGAGCAGCTCGGCGATGTAGCCCACCAGCTCGACGCCCTTGGGGACGCGGACCAGCAGCCGCCGACCCTCGTCCATGGTATAGGTGCCCATCGGTTCTCCTCTCACGGTTTGCGAGCGAAGCGATCGTTGACTGATGAGCCAATGATACCACGCCGCCGCCGT harbors:
- a CDS encoding DUF296 domain-containing protein; the encoded protein is MVQPTGTRISPVEERRSTRPSIIGAGRRRSAPSPGTAAAWYHWLISQRSLRSQTVRGEPMGTYTMDEGRRLLVRVPKGVELVGYIAELLREQDVRQGFISGIGALADAAVGFYDQQTHDYHELELAGGHEIVSLLGNISLRDGAPHAHLHAALAGHDGKVIGGHLARGTVFLTELVIVEFTGRELERVPDEPTGLICWP